From Pseudoalteromonas rubra, one genomic window encodes:
- a CDS encoding YjgN family protein, translating into MDSTSTPSAAEPGSQITPSQLQFTGNAKEYFGIWIVNILLTLLTLGIYSAWATVRTKQYFYGHTVLDGHRFDYLATPIQILKGRLLAVGLFVIYSVVSGYLPLVGALLALALALLVPWMINQGLKFSMRMTRYRNIRFAFKGNYGEAMVNFVVLPFFSIFTLYLLLPWVLKRIDAYIHSNIRYGDKPVRVQLEGKAYYKAALLVVLLGILVMMILGVVLSLVAGVSMNPGDIGSSQVVLVLIVPAYLFVISALQGIYQAQIRNHILNNAQIEDVAEFKSNLVPQRYALILATNAAAIVLTAGLAFPWAKVRKVKALAAATQVVLLPGADLVLDDAQQADSSFAEEAANVFDVDISLT; encoded by the coding sequence ATGGACTCGACTTCTACTCCTTCTGCTGCTGAACCAGGCAGTCAAATTACGCCATCTCAATTGCAATTCACTGGCAATGCCAAAGAGTATTTTGGGATCTGGATTGTCAATATCTTACTGACGTTGCTGACCTTGGGTATTTACTCGGCCTGGGCAACGGTGCGTACCAAGCAATATTTTTACGGCCATACTGTACTGGACGGACATCGCTTTGATTATCTGGCCACGCCGATTCAGATCCTAAAAGGCCGTTTGCTCGCCGTCGGCCTGTTTGTTATCTACAGTGTGGTATCTGGCTATTTGCCACTTGTAGGCGCGCTGTTAGCGCTGGCTTTGGCACTGTTGGTACCCTGGATGATCAATCAGGGTTTGAAGTTTAGCATGCGTATGACCCGTTATCGCAATATTCGCTTTGCGTTCAAAGGCAACTATGGCGAAGCAATGGTGAATTTTGTGGTACTGCCATTTTTCAGTATTTTCACGCTATATTTGTTGCTGCCCTGGGTTCTAAAGCGCATAGACGCGTATATCCACAGTAACATTCGCTATGGTGACAAGCCAGTCCGTGTGCAATTAGAGGGCAAAGCATACTATAAAGCTGCATTATTGGTGGTACTGCTGGGCATACTTGTGATGATGATTCTGGGTGTTGTATTGAGCTTGGTAGCAGGTGTTAGCATGAATCCAGGCGACATTGGATCGAGTCAGGTTGTCCTGGTGTTGATTGTTCCTGCGTATTTGTTTGTGATTTCCGCATTACAAGGTATTTATCAGGCGCAGATCCGTAACCATATTCTGAACAACGCACAGATTGAGGATGTAGCTGAATTTAAATCGAATTTGGTGCCGCAGCGCTATGCACTTATTCTGGCAACCAACGCTGCTGCGATTGTACTGACCGCCGGTCTGGCCTTCCCTTGGGCTAAAGTGCGTAAAGTTAAGGCACTGGCCGCGGCCACTCAGGTTGTGTTACTACCTGGTGCTGATCTGGTGTTGGATGATGCGCAGCAGGCTGATTCTTCTTTTGCTGAGGAAGCTGCGAATGTATTTGACGTTGATATTTCGCTGACCTGA
- a CDS encoding homocysteine S-methyltransferase family protein, protein MQQRILILDGAMGTMIQKHKFEEEDYRGERFKDWHVLIKGNNDLLSLTQPEVIRQIHREYLEAGADIIETNTFNATTISMEDYDMASLSREINVESARLARSVCDEFTAKDPGKPRYVAGVLGPTSKTCSISPDVNDPGYRNVSFDQLVEAYIESTEALIEGGADLILIETIFDTLNAKAAAYGVEEAFERTGITLPVMISGTITDASGRTLSGQTTEAFYNSIRHIKPISIGLNCALGPDLLRAYVEELSRVCETYTSVHPNAGLPNEFGEYDLEADDMAKEIIDWGKEGFINIVGGCCGTTPEHISAFVNGLKQVAPRTLPELEVRMRLAGLEACNLN, encoded by the coding sequence ATGCAACAGCGTATTTTGATCCTCGATGGGGCCATGGGCACCATGATCCAAAAACATAAGTTTGAGGAGGAGGACTATCGCGGCGAACGCTTTAAAGACTGGCATGTATTGATCAAAGGCAATAATGACCTGCTCAGCCTGACTCAACCTGAAGTGATCCGTCAGATCCACCGCGAATACCTCGAAGCGGGTGCGGACATTATTGAAACGAATACTTTCAATGCCACCACCATTTCCATGGAAGACTATGACATGGCCAGCCTGAGCCGGGAGATCAACGTCGAATCAGCCCGGCTTGCGCGCTCGGTATGTGATGAGTTCACAGCCAAAGACCCTGGTAAACCGCGTTATGTCGCAGGTGTTCTGGGGCCGACCTCAAAAACCTGTTCTATTTCACCAGATGTGAATGATCCGGGCTATCGGAATGTATCGTTTGATCAGCTGGTGGAAGCGTATATTGAGTCTACCGAAGCCCTGATTGAGGGCGGCGCGGATCTGATCCTGATTGAAACCATCTTCGATACGCTTAATGCCAAAGCAGCAGCGTACGGGGTGGAAGAAGCATTTGAACGAACCGGTATCACTTTGCCGGTTATGATCTCCGGGACTATCACGGATGCGTCAGGGCGCACTTTGTCGGGCCAGACAACCGAAGCGTTTTACAACTCTATTCGTCATATCAAACCAATCTCTATTGGTTTGAACTGTGCGTTGGGCCCCGACCTGTTACGTGCTTATGTCGAAGAATTGTCGCGGGTATGCGAAACCTATACGTCCGTGCACCCTAATGCGGGCTTGCCGAATGAATTTGGTGAGTATGATCTCGAAGCTGATGACATGGCAAAGGAAATCATCGACTGGGGTAAAGAAGGCTTTATCAATATCGTCGGTGGCTGCTGTGGTACCACGCCTGAACATATTAGCGCCTTTGTAAATGGACTCAAGCAGGTCGCGCCGCGTACCTTACCTGAGCTTGAAGTCAGAATGCGCTTGGCGGGCCTTGAAGCCTGTAATCTTAATTAG
- a CDS encoding M48 family metallopeptidase, with protein sequence MVKGYFYLPNSSRVQEAYARLGDEHIAVYAEDECVFESTLTAVNVAAHLPGQASELTFADGARFVPHDVAYRWPFQQRKSALLARLESNLALILCALVATPILLYALLFKLVPGIAVTAVQTMPDAVVEQMGQQSMVLIERTVLSPSELSAQEQHAVFTLWHDTVAQLGLPAERYRIDVYRSDHFGANAFALPHGQVVVTDELARRLADHPDALRAILLHEIGHVERMHSVRLASQAAVASIAIAMLVGDMDIVAEVVLGSGSALLDLQFSQNMEWEADNYALMQLERLGCSGEDFAQALESLVPLDEEQSQSWLKYLSTHPSLQERIEHARNHTTP encoded by the coding sequence ATGGTTAAAGGATATTTTTATCTGCCTAACAGCAGCCGGGTTCAGGAAGCCTATGCCCGCCTCGGTGATGAGCACATTGCTGTTTATGCGGAGGATGAGTGCGTGTTTGAAAGCACACTAACAGCGGTTAATGTAGCCGCTCATCTGCCAGGGCAGGCCAGTGAGCTGACTTTTGCTGATGGCGCACGCTTTGTACCCCATGATGTTGCCTACCGCTGGCCATTTCAGCAACGCAAAAGTGCGTTGCTGGCGCGCCTGGAAAGTAACCTGGCGCTGATCTTATGTGCGCTTGTTGCTACGCCTATACTACTTTATGCCTTGTTATTTAAACTGGTCCCAGGCATTGCTGTGACAGCCGTACAGACCATGCCTGATGCGGTTGTAGAGCAAATGGGCCAGCAATCTATGGTGCTTATTGAGCGCACTGTACTGTCGCCCAGTGAACTGTCAGCGCAAGAGCAGCACGCTGTTTTTACTTTGTGGCACGACACCGTTGCTCAGCTTGGCCTGCCTGCAGAGAGATACCGTATTGATGTGTATCGTTCAGATCATTTTGGCGCTAATGCTTTTGCTTTGCCCCATGGTCAGGTCGTGGTAACCGATGAACTGGCGCGACGCCTGGCCGACCACCCTGACGCGCTCAGAGCGATTTTATTGCACGAAATCGGTCATGTAGAGCGTATGCACAGTGTGCGCCTGGCATCCCAGGCTGCCGTTGCCAGTATTGCGATTGCGATGCTGGTGGGGGATATGGACATAGTTGCTGAGGTGGTGCTTGGGTCAGGCAGTGCTTTGCTGGATCTGCAGTTCTCACAAAATATGGAATGGGAAGCTGACAACTATGCCTTGATGCAACTTGAGCGCCTGGGCTGCAGCGGGGAAGACTTTGCACAGGCACTGGAGTCATTAGTGCCGCTTGACGAAGAGCAATCGCAAAGCTGGTTAAAATACCTATCTACCCACCCCAGTTTGCAAGAGCGTATTGAACATGCCAGAAACCACACTACACCCTGA
- a CDS encoding hybrid sensor histidine kinase/response regulator produces MPTSLAFWVPVGILVLCFAVLSLSTMVIYTGSRDAAQSSHKSHANYLLLTLKRHVEVNLSSNKSEEIRHDLSIIGTVPEVANIAVTDETGQILFSNHFADIGKSLQDVASHHTKQALKTAMSSHMPSMVLSTDHNTLEALQSFALPSGTELRSSRLGLIYLNYDLALSEKMLWRKIRFNLALMWVGCGGLILVVIVLLRKGVIAPLGELARQATLLADGTYTRQSVRYGFKEIATLTETFNWASNAISEHIAQLDKNKCELESRVKLRTAELQSANLNYEQAQKMARLGRWELELESGLVHLSQEAYDIIGASPAQPVTLSTLFGHTDVVSEPALLAIFDKQQQHHDFNYELQSGDTCRFIRLVAERCEDSNTGHYKMVGIVQDISEQMHKELSLIENQAMTRAIIDTAADAIIVINTQGEVQEFSPAAVEMFGYAPDEVQGKNLRMLMPEPYRSSHDQYMQNYFDTGVKKVIDNKREVTARNKSGRCFPIDLAVAETKVGEANYFTAIIRDITERKEAEKKLLEAMQAAQSATRAKSEFLANMSHEIRTPMHAITGLTHLALKMDAPPKMHNYLKKIRYAADNLLVLLNDILDISKIEAGKLSVESVPFRLQTLIEHVCGLIAARTDEKQLSFAVRQDPKLPEVLIGDTLRLSQVLLNLLSNAIKFTPHSGSITLELTAKASTESNVQILFTVSDTGIGISSSQLQTLFAPFTQADASTTRQYGGTGLGLAISKNLVKLMGGRVWCESSEGRGAHFFVEITFPLGEIAAEPGVQIGAKIEQGAVSAVLEGATVLLVEDNDINREIAQEILTDAGMRVCTAEHGEEALEQIRESAVDLILMDCQMPVMDGYTATREIRKISAYRQVPIIALTANVMHHDLQEIKACGMDDHIAKPINVELAYQKIYQWLCRQSQPSMPEVSVVMEPVQPYSAIPEPVPSHDSADSDLLDMAQGLKHVNGNTDFYRKMSDKFIVAQSSFCERLEQSLQDKDFEAAARMAHTLKGQAGYLGLLRCAELAAQLEQAITQQTPQQASLLQALEATLARSCQALKAALAESGV; encoded by the coding sequence GTGCCAACGTCCCTGGCATTTTGGGTGCCTGTGGGGATATTAGTACTTTGCTTCGCAGTACTGAGCCTGAGCACTATGGTCATTTATACGGGGAGTCGGGATGCCGCTCAATCAAGCCACAAATCACATGCTAATTATCTGCTACTGACATTGAAACGTCATGTCGAAGTGAACCTGAGTTCGAATAAATCCGAGGAAATTCGGCATGATTTATCTATTATCGGCACGGTTCCGGAAGTTGCAAACATTGCGGTGACCGATGAAACGGGGCAAATACTATTCAGTAATCACTTTGCTGATATCGGTAAATCATTACAGGACGTTGCCAGTCATCATACCAAACAGGCGCTTAAAACCGCGATGAGCAGTCACATGCCATCCATGGTGCTCTCGACGGATCATAACACACTTGAAGCGCTGCAAAGCTTTGCTTTGCCGTCTGGCACTGAGTTGCGCTCTAGCCGGCTGGGGCTGATTTATTTAAATTATGATCTGGCATTGAGCGAGAAAATGTTGTGGCGCAAAATTCGCTTCAACCTGGCGTTGATGTGGGTCGGCTGTGGGGGGTTGATCCTGGTGGTGATAGTATTGTTAAGAAAAGGGGTTATTGCGCCATTGGGGGAGCTGGCAAGACAGGCAACTTTACTCGCTGATGGCACTTACACACGTCAGAGCGTCCGTTATGGGTTTAAAGAAATTGCAACGCTGACAGAGACATTTAACTGGGCTTCCAATGCCATTAGTGAGCACATTGCGCAATTGGATAAAAATAAGTGCGAGCTTGAATCCAGGGTGAAGCTACGTACTGCTGAGCTGCAAAGCGCCAACCTGAATTATGAGCAGGCACAAAAAATGGCCCGCCTGGGTCGCTGGGAGCTCGAATTGGAAAGCGGTTTAGTACATTTATCCCAGGAGGCCTACGACATCATTGGTGCATCTCCTGCGCAGCCTGTGACGTTAAGCACTTTGTTTGGCCACACTGATGTTGTATCCGAGCCAGCATTGCTGGCTATTTTTGATAAGCAGCAACAGCATCATGACTTTAATTATGAGTTGCAAAGTGGCGATACATGCCGTTTTATTCGACTCGTCGCTGAGCGGTGTGAAGACAGTAACACCGGGCACTATAAAATGGTCGGTATTGTTCAGGACATATCTGAGCAGATGCACAAAGAACTGTCATTGATAGAAAATCAAGCGATGACTCGCGCCATCATAGACACGGCTGCGGATGCCATTATAGTGATTAACACGCAGGGAGAAGTTCAGGAGTTTAGCCCGGCGGCGGTGGAGATGTTTGGTTATGCGCCTGATGAAGTGCAGGGTAAAAATCTGCGCATGTTGATGCCTGAGCCCTATCGCAGTAGTCATGATCAGTATATGCAGAATTACTTTGATACCGGCGTAAAAAAAGTCATCGATAATAAACGTGAAGTGACAGCGCGCAATAAAAGTGGTCGATGCTTTCCCATCGATCTGGCTGTTGCCGAAACTAAGGTGGGCGAGGCCAATTATTTTACTGCTATTATTCGTGATATTACGGAGCGCAAAGAAGCTGAAAAAAAGCTTCTGGAAGCAATGCAGGCCGCCCAAAGTGCGACCCGTGCTAAGTCAGAGTTTCTCGCCAATATGTCTCATGAAATTCGCACACCTATGCATGCAATTACCGGGTTAACACATCTGGCACTCAAAATGGATGCGCCACCAAAAATGCATAACTATCTGAAAAAAATACGTTATGCAGCAGATAATCTGCTGGTACTTCTGAATGACATTCTGGACATTTCTAAGATAGAGGCTGGAAAACTCAGTGTGGAGTCTGTGCCGTTTCGTTTGCAGACCCTCATAGAGCATGTCTGTGGTCTGATTGCGGCCCGGACTGACGAGAAACAACTGAGCTTTGCGGTAAGGCAAGACCCTAAGTTACCTGAAGTCCTGATAGGGGATACGCTCAGGCTCAGCCAGGTATTGCTGAATTTGCTCAGTAATGCGATTAAGTTTACCCCCCATTCTGGCAGTATCACTCTGGAACTAACTGCAAAAGCGTCTACAGAATCTAACGTACAGATACTGTTCACTGTATCTGATACCGGAATCGGTATTTCATCGAGTCAGTTGCAAACTTTGTTTGCCCCTTTTACTCAGGCTGACGCTTCGACTACCCGACAATATGGGGGAACCGGTCTGGGTCTGGCAATCAGTAAAAACCTGGTGAAACTCATGGGAGGCCGGGTTTGGTGTGAAAGTAGCGAAGGAAGAGGTGCACATTTTTTTGTCGAGATTACATTTCCACTTGGTGAGATTGCTGCCGAGCCCGGCGTACAGATTGGTGCGAAAATCGAGCAAGGGGCAGTCTCGGCGGTGCTTGAAGGGGCAACCGTGTTATTGGTGGAAGACAATGATATTAATCGGGAAATCGCACAGGAAATACTGACTGACGCGGGTATGCGGGTATGTACAGCGGAACACGGAGAGGAAGCGCTGGAGCAAATACGAGAATCGGCTGTTGATTTGATCCTAATGGATTGCCAGATGCCCGTGATGGATGGATACACCGCGACCCGGGAGATCAGAAAAATATCGGCTTATCGCCAGGTGCCAATTATTGCCCTGACGGCGAATGTGATGCACCATGACCTGCAAGAGATAAAAGCGTGTGGTATGGACGATCACATCGCCAAGCCAATTAATGTTGAGCTGGCTTATCAAAAGATTTACCAATGGCTTTGTCGTCAATCTCAGCCGAGCATGCCCGAGGTGTCAGTTGTTATGGAGCCTGTGCAGCCTTATTCGGCAATACCTGAGCCAGTTCCTTCGCATGATAGCGCAGACAGTGATTTGCTAGATATGGCGCAGGGCCTTAAGCATGTGAATGGCAACACAGATTTTTATCGAAAAATGTCCGATAAGTTTATAGTGGCACAAAGCTCGTTTTGTGAGCGCCTTGAGCAGAGTTTGCAGGATAAGGATTTTGAAGCGGCTGCCAGAATGGCGCATACATTAAAGGGACAAGCTGGGTACCTTGGGTTGTTGCGCTGTGCTGAACTGGCGGCACAGCTGGAGCAGGCGATTACGCAACAAACTCCACAGCAGGCGAGTTTGCTTCAGGCGCTGGAGGCGACTTTGGCGCGCTCCTGTCAGGCGCTAAAAGCTGCATTGGCAGAGTCTGGAGTGTAA
- a CDS encoding homoserine O-succinyltransferase produces MPITVTDDLPAISHLRHENVFVMPQSRASTQEIRPMRLAILNLMPNKVETEVQFIRLLANSPLQVNVDLLRLDTHRSSENSEQHLNMFYRYFSDVRTENYDALIVTGAPLAHLEYEDVTYWEELQAFFDWAEHHVTSTLFSCWAAHAGLFHHHGLKRELKKDKLCGVFRHQCYFEHGALTRGFDDEFLVPHSRYGHIEASKIDACEDLVTLAGSERVGAYLIKNVSGSQVYITGHPEYDADTLSKEYFRDCEKGPDAPKPENYFPKDDASAKPSKTWQSHAFLLFSNWLNYYVYQTTPYDINLVSQDVRTNNYAE; encoded by the coding sequence ATGCCAATCACAGTCACCGACGATTTACCTGCCATCAGCCATTTACGCCACGAGAATGTCTTTGTGATGCCGCAAAGCCGTGCCAGTACGCAGGAGATCCGGCCAATGCGGTTGGCCATACTCAACCTGATGCCGAATAAAGTAGAAACTGAAGTACAGTTTATTCGTCTGTTGGCTAATTCACCGCTTCAGGTAAATGTTGATCTGTTGCGTCTGGATACCCACCGTAGTTCTGAAAACTCAGAGCAACACCTTAATATGTTTTATCGCTATTTTTCTGATGTAAGAACAGAAAACTATGATGCGCTGATTGTCACAGGTGCGCCACTTGCGCACCTTGAATATGAAGACGTGACCTACTGGGAAGAGTTACAGGCGTTTTTCGACTGGGCCGAGCATCATGTCACATCGACCCTGTTTTCTTGCTGGGCAGCGCATGCAGGTTTATTCCATCATCACGGCCTGAAGCGTGAGTTGAAAAAAGACAAACTATGTGGCGTGTTTCGTCATCAGTGTTACTTTGAACATGGCGCTTTGACGCGCGGGTTTGACGATGAATTCTTGGTACCCCACTCACGCTATGGTCATATCGAAGCCAGTAAAATTGATGCCTGTGAGGATCTGGTGACGCTTGCCGGGTCCGAACGAGTCGGGGCCTATTTAATTAAAAATGTATCGGGTAGCCAGGTGTATATTACCGGACACCCGGAATATGATGCAGATACCCTTAGCAAAGAGTATTTTCGCGATTGCGAAAAAGGTCCGGATGCCCCTAAGCCGGAGAATTACTTTCCAAAAGACGATGCGTCTGCAAAGCCATCCAAGACATGGCAAAGCCATGCTTTTTTGTTATTCTCCAACTGGTTAAACTACTATGTTTACCAGACCACTCCGTACGATATTAATCTGGTTAGCCAGGATGTTAGGACTAACAATTATGCCGAATAA
- the metH gene encoding methionine synthase has product MTQSTAIFTNVGERTNVTGSARFKRLILEEDYETALDVARSQVENGAQVIDINMDEAMLDSKAAMVKFLNLIASEPDISRVPIMVDSSKWEVIEAGLKCIQGKAIVNSISLKEGREPFERQAKIIKRFGAAVVVMAFDETGQAETADRKFEICERSYRILVDELGFPPEDIIFDPNIFAVATGIEEHDNYAVEFIEGTRRIKQNLPHCKVSGGVSNVSFSFRGNNPVREAIHSVFLYHAIQAGMDMGIVNAGQLTVYDDIPDELRKAVEDVVLNTDPGAGERLVEIAPNYSGMAQAEKAEDLEWRSWPVAKRLEHALVKGITEYIEEDTEACRQTFDKPIEVIEGPLMDGMNVVGDLFGAGKMFLPQVVKSARVMKRAVAYLDPYIEAEKQAGESNGKIIMATVKGDVHDIGKNIVGVVLQCNNYEVIDLGVMVPAEKILQTAIDENADAIGLSGLITPSLDEMVHVAKEMTRRGFEIPLLIGGATTSKAHTAVKIEPQYDKGVVYVNNASRAVGVVSSLLSATQKPVFLEKTASEYVKVREQQARKKPRSKPVTLARARDNAVKLDWDNYTPPVPKKLGITEFKDVSIATLREYIDWTPFFMTWTLAGKYPRILEDEVVGEEAKKLFADANAMLDELTAKGSLQPLGVIGLFPANRVGDDIEIYRNESREEVLLRSCQLRQQTEKTDFPNYCLADYIAPKGTPDYFGAFAVTGGLEEDDLADVFEQQQDDYNKIMVKAVADRLAEAFAEYLHEQVRKQHWGFASDENLSNEQLIRENYQGIRPAPGYPACPEHTEKDKIWQLLDVENRIGMKLTSSYAMWPGAAVSGWYFSHPDSKYFAVAAIQQDQVEDYAKRSNMTLAEAERWLSPNLGYEPQ; this is encoded by the coding sequence ATGACGCAATCTACAGCCATTTTTACCAACGTCGGTGAAAGAACCAATGTTACCGGCTCGGCGCGTTTTAAGCGTTTGATCCTGGAAGAAGATTACGAAACAGCACTGGATGTGGCGCGCAGCCAGGTCGAGAACGGCGCCCAGGTGATCGACATCAATATGGATGAAGCGATGCTGGACTCTAAGGCCGCCATGGTTAAGTTTCTTAACTTGATTGCCTCAGAGCCGGATATTTCCCGTGTGCCAATCATGGTTGACTCATCCAAATGGGAAGTCATTGAAGCGGGCCTGAAGTGTATTCAGGGTAAGGCCATTGTTAACTCCATCTCGCTAAAAGAAGGCCGAGAGCCGTTTGAGCGCCAGGCGAAAATCATTAAGCGTTTTGGCGCGGCCGTGGTAGTCATGGCGTTCGACGAAACGGGCCAGGCCGAAACAGCCGACCGCAAGTTTGAGATCTGTGAGCGCTCTTATCGCATTTTGGTGGATGAGCTGGGTTTCCCGCCTGAAGACATTATTTTTGACCCCAATATTTTTGCCGTGGCGACCGGTATTGAAGAACACGACAACTATGCCGTCGAGTTTATTGAAGGTACGCGACGCATTAAGCAGAACCTGCCGCACTGTAAAGTGTCGGGCGGGGTGTCGAACGTGTCTTTCTCATTTCGGGGTAATAACCCGGTGCGTGAGGCTATTCACTCGGTATTTTTGTACCACGCCATTCAGGCTGGTATGGATATGGGGATAGTGAACGCAGGTCAGCTAACGGTGTATGATGACATTCCGGATGAGTTACGCAAAGCCGTCGAAGACGTGGTTCTTAATACTGACCCCGGAGCGGGTGAGCGTTTGGTAGAGATTGCGCCTAACTACTCGGGAATGGCACAGGCTGAGAAAGCCGAAGACCTGGAGTGGCGCAGCTGGCCAGTGGCCAAGCGTCTAGAACACGCACTGGTAAAAGGTATCACTGAATATATCGAAGAGGACACCGAGGCGTGCCGCCAGACGTTCGACAAACCGATTGAAGTGATTGAAGGTCCTTTGATGGACGGGATGAATGTGGTCGGTGATTTATTTGGTGCCGGTAAAATGTTCCTGCCTCAGGTGGTGAAGTCCGCACGTGTTATGAAGCGAGCGGTGGCCTATCTGGACCCTTATATTGAAGCCGAGAAGCAGGCCGGGGAGAGCAACGGTAAGATCATCATGGCCACGGTAAAGGGCGATGTTCATGATATCGGTAAAAACATTGTCGGTGTGGTGCTGCAGTGTAATAACTACGAAGTTATAGATTTAGGCGTGATGGTGCCCGCAGAGAAAATCTTGCAAACGGCCATTGATGAAAATGCCGATGCCATTGGTTTGTCGGGCTTGATCACGCCTTCGCTGGACGAAATGGTGCACGTAGCGAAAGAGATGACGCGTCGTGGTTTTGAGATCCCACTGCTGATTGGTGGTGCTACTACGTCGAAGGCCCATACCGCAGTGAAAATTGAGCCGCAGTATGATAAGGGCGTCGTTTATGTCAACAACGCCAGCCGTGCGGTGGGTGTGGTTTCCAGCCTGCTCAGTGCCACACAAAAGCCGGTATTTTTGGAAAAAACTGCCAGTGAGTACGTCAAGGTACGTGAACAACAGGCGCGTAAAAAGCCTCGTTCTAAGCCGGTGACGCTGGCGCGTGCACGGGACAACGCCGTTAAGCTGGACTGGGACAATTACACCCCGCCTGTGCCTAAAAAGCTCGGTATTACTGAGTTTAAAGATGTCAGTATTGCCACTCTACGTGAATACATAGACTGGACGCCGTTTTTCATGACCTGGACACTGGCGGGTAAATATCCGCGTATTCTGGAAGATGAAGTCGTGGGCGAAGAAGCGAAAAAGCTTTTTGCTGATGCGAACGCTATGCTGGATGAGTTAACAGCCAAAGGTAGCTTGCAACCGCTTGGTGTGATAGGTCTGTTTCCGGCCAACCGGGTAGGGGATGACATAGAAATCTATCGTAATGAAAGTCGTGAGGAAGTACTGCTGCGTTCATGTCAGCTGCGCCAGCAGACCGAGAAAACCGATTTTCCTAACTACTGTCTGGCAGATTATATTGCGCCAAAAGGCACGCCGGACTATTTTGGGGCGTTTGCCGTTACGGGTGGCCTGGAAGAGGATGATTTGGCCGATGTATTCGAGCAACAGCAGGATGATTACAATAAGATCATGGTAAAAGCGGTTGCAGATCGCCTGGCTGAGGCCTTTGCGGAATACCTGCATGAACAGGTTCGTAAACAGCATTGGGGTTTTGCCAGTGATGAAAATCTCAGTAATGAGCAGCTGATCCGCGAGAATTATCAGGGGATCCGACCTGCACCTGGCTATCCTGCTTGCCCTGAGCACACCGAGAAAGACAAGATCTGGCAACTACTGGATGTGGAAAACCGCATTGGTATGAAACTGACCAGCTCATATGCCATGTGGCCTGGTGCTGCGGTATCTGGCTGGTATTTCTCTCACCCAGATTCTAAGTATTTTGCGGTGGCGGCTATCCAGCAAGATCAGGTTGAAGACTATGCCAAACGCAGCAATATGACGCTGGCTGAAGCCGAACGCTGGCTGTCGCCTAACCTTGGCTATGAACCGCAATAA